From one Micromonospora siamensis genomic stretch:
- a CDS encoding BTAD domain-containing putative transcriptional regulator translates to MSEALRFQLLGPQRAWYADRHLDLGPGKQRAVLTVLLLSAGRAVPTGQIVEAVWPDDPPANGANVVQKYVAGLRRVLEPERSPRTPGQVLTLTDAGYRLNVPPEAVDAIRFERGVHRARQRHAAGRPDEALAGLTATLELWQGEPFAGYAGPYFEIARHRLVELRAVALETRAELELTAGRHRELVGELVEAVAEFPVRERLRHQLMLALYRGGRQAEALAAYRDFAGLLREEHGIEPGEALRDLHGRILRSDPTLVAAVPAGPSAPAGPSPVPAAPLARPAGPPAPATDPAVQPAPAPPPIPFAPATDRAVPAAPATDRAVPATDPAVLPAPAVHPAVQSTPAAHPAAGRPPAGAPVDLPIGVPAPPYPPTGRPTPRWLPAVATVVGTASCLFSVGFLTWAVVLAYALWRRSWRLALAGSGYLLLIVGLIVVALTSPATPESDPPDREVLFFVVVIGICWVVGTTHVVLLNPTLTAMVGKLFGADQRRAADERRARREHARYLLHRYPTARTDLRIGRPDLPRTFDDGGLVDVNAVPDHVLAGLPGLTDGQRRLIVADRRQHGPYGSVEELGARCGLPANVTGRLRDVLIFLPSWQGPT, encoded by the coding sequence ATGTCAGAAGCGTTGCGCTTCCAGTTGCTCGGACCGCAGCGGGCCTGGTACGCCGACCGGCACCTCGACCTCGGGCCCGGCAAACAGCGCGCGGTGCTGACGGTTCTGCTGCTTTCGGCGGGGCGCGCGGTGCCGACCGGGCAGATCGTCGAAGCGGTCTGGCCCGACGATCCGCCCGCGAACGGCGCCAACGTGGTGCAGAAGTACGTCGCCGGGCTGCGCCGGGTGTTGGAGCCCGAGCGGTCCCCGCGTACGCCCGGCCAGGTGTTGACCCTGACCGATGCGGGATACCGGCTGAACGTCCCCCCGGAGGCGGTCGACGCAATCCGTTTCGAGCGCGGCGTCCACCGGGCCCGGCAGCGGCACGCCGCCGGCCGTCCGGACGAGGCGCTGGCGGGGCTGACCGCCACGCTGGAGCTGTGGCAGGGGGAGCCGTTCGCGGGATACGCCGGGCCGTACTTCGAGATCGCCCGGCACCGGCTGGTGGAACTGCGCGCCGTCGCGCTGGAGACCCGGGCCGAGCTGGAACTGACGGCCGGACGGCACCGGGAGCTGGTCGGCGAGCTGGTCGAGGCGGTCGCCGAGTTCCCGGTCCGGGAACGGCTGCGGCACCAGTTGATGCTGGCGCTCTACCGCGGCGGCCGGCAGGCCGAGGCGCTGGCCGCGTACCGGGACTTTGCTGGCCTGCTCCGTGAGGAGCACGGCATCGAGCCGGGGGAGGCCCTGCGGGACCTGCACGGCCGCATCCTCCGGTCGGACCCGACGCTGGTCGCCGCGGTTCCGGCCGGCCCTTCGGCTCCGGCGGGCCCTTCACCTGTCCCGGCGGCGCCGCTGGCCCGTCCGGCCGGCCCGCCGGCACCGGCCACCGATCCGGCGGTCCAGCCGGCACCGGCCCCTCCACCCATTCCGTTCGCGCCAGCCACCGACCGGGCCGTTCCGGCCGCGCCAGCCACCGACCGGGCCGTTCCGGCCACCGACCCCGCCGTCCTGCCGGCACCGGCTGTCCACCCAGCCGTCCAGTCCACGCCCGCCGCCCACCCGGCGGCCGGTCGTCCGCCGGCGGGCGCCCCCGTCGATCTGCCGATCGGGGTGCCCGCGCCGCCGTACCCGCCGACCGGTCGACCGACCCCCCGCTGGCTCCCGGCCGTCGCGACCGTCGTCGGCACGGCGTCCTGCCTGTTCTCCGTCGGCTTCCTCACCTGGGCCGTGGTGCTCGCCTACGCGTTGTGGCGGCGCAGCTGGCGGCTCGCCCTGGCGGGAAGCGGATACCTCCTGCTGATCGTCGGACTGATCGTGGTCGCCCTGACCTCACCGGCGACACCCGAGAGCGACCCGCCCGACCGTGAGGTCCTCTTCTTCGTCGTGGTGATCGGGATCTGCTGGGTGGTGGGCACCACCCATGTGGTGCTGCTCAACCCGACCCTGACGGCGATGGTCGGCAAGCTCTTCGGGGCGGACCAGCGCCGCGCCGCGGACGAGCGGCGGGCCCGCCGGGAACATGCCCGCTACCTGCTCCACCGCTATCCGACGGCGCGGACGGACCTGCGCATCGGCCGCCCCGACCTGCCCCGGACCTTCGACGACGGCGGTCTGGTGGACGTCAACGCGGTTCCGGACCACGTGCTGGCCGGGCTGCCCGGGCTGACCGACGGGCAGCGCCGCCTGATCGTCGCCGACCGGCGGCAGCACGGCCCGTACGGGTCGGTCGAGGAGCTGGGCGCACGCTGTGGGCTGCCAGCCAACGTCACCGGACGGCTCCGGGACGTGTTGATCTTCCTTCCGAGTTGGCAGGGCCCCACCTGA